A genomic window from Euwallacea fornicatus isolate EFF26 chromosome 30, ASM4011564v1, whole genome shotgun sequence includes:
- the stai gene encoding uncharacterized protein PF3D7_1120000 isoform X3: protein MLIGIVRESVLQCFCHTCRAPIASAAAVGEFHRRNNVPVTKVKTKPIRTHQPKRVQFVTTEVRCQEKTKGGVCYEVILGDPQVKSSPLLKKRLSPKNSVSVQDIEDKLKAAEERRQQHESNKIAALSIKLQKIEEASRKKDEQTNQFIFTTRDALEQKMGNVTEKREAFITDLKTKLKDHIENVEKTRHALELQTGEVRSAIEEKLKSASIQRDENMKKMLDRLKEHNLRPHEKQKSVESVINTRKSEVINLIENKLCIAEQIREQQIQKKLEPAKKYNEHLNEVKQTLENKKTEQVQKLENKLSAAEQKREEEIKKKLENIKKREKHAEIVRQNKAVLAAKTESCEPQPNAADA, encoded by the exons ATGTTGATCGGAATCGTTAGGGAGTCGGTATTGCAGTGCTTCTGTCACACGTGCAGGGCGCCCATAGCGTCAGCTGCTGCGGTCGGAGAGT TTCACAGGAGAAACAATGTCCCCGTCACGAAAGTGAAAACAAAGCCCATTAGGACTCACCAACCGAAGAGAGTGCAATTTGTTA CTACCGAGGTGAGGTGTCAAGAGAAAACAAAAGGGGGAGTCTGTTACGAGGTGATTCTCGGAGATCCGCAGGTCAAATCCAGCCCTCTTTTGAAGAAAAGGCTTTCGCCGAAGAATTCGGTTTCGGTGCAAGACATCGAGGACAAACTGAAGGCCGCTGAAGAGCGCAGACAA CAACATGAGTCTAACAAGATCGCAGCCCTATCAATCAAACTGCAGAAGATTGAAGAGGCCAGCCGAAAAAAGGATGAACAAACGAACCAATTTATCTTTACAACCCGCGATGCCCTGGAACAGAAAATGGGCAACGTCACCGAGAAAAGAGAGGCCTTTATCACTGACTTGAAGACCAAATTGAAG GACCATATCGAGAACGTTGAGAAAACCCGGCATGCCTTGGAATTGCAAACCGGAGAAGTGCGCAGTGCCATTGAAGAAAAACTGAAGAGCGCCTCCATCCAGAGAGACGAGAACATGAAGAAGATGCTAGATCGTCTAAAGGAACAC AACTTACGACCGCACGAAAAGCAAAAATCGGTCGAGTCCGTCATCAACACCCGCAAATCGGAGGTGATCAATCTGATTGAGAATAAGCTGTGTATTGCCGAACAGATCAGAGAACAGCAAATCCAGAAGAAGCTGGAACCTGCCAAGAAATAC AACGAGCATTTGAACGAGGTGAAACAGACATTGGAAAACAAGAAAACTGAGCAGGTGCAAAAGCTGGAAAACAAACTTTCAGCCGCCGAACAGAAGCGAGAGGAGGAGATTAAGAAGAAGCTGGAAAACATTAAGAAACGC GAGAAACACGCTGAAATTGTTCGTCAAAACAAAGCAGTATTGGCAGCTAAAACTGAATCTTGCGAGCCACAACCAAACGCAGCTGACGCCTAA
- the stai gene encoding uncharacterized protein PF3D7_1120000 isoform X1 produces MLIGIVRESVLQCFCHTCRAPIASAAAVGEFHRRNNVPVTKVKTKPIRTHQPKRVQFVTTEVRCQEKTKGGVCYEVILGDPQVKSSPLLKKRLSPKNSVSVQDIEDKLKAAEERRQQHESNKIAALSIKLQKIEEASRKKDEQTNQFIFTTRDALEQKMGNVTEKREAFITDLKTKLKDHIENVEKTRHALELQTGEVRSAIEEKLKSASIQRDENMKKMLDRLKEHEEQVLKVKASNNIKLQELGNQIQEKLVQARNRKEQIEQEQLEKLRKNNLRPHEKQKSVESVINTRKSEVINLIENKLCIAEQIREQQIQKKLEPAKKYNEHLNEVKQTLENKKTEQVQKLENKLSAAEQKREEEIKKKLENIKKREKHAEIVRQNKAVLAAKTESCEPQPNAADA; encoded by the exons ATGTTGATCGGAATCGTTAGGGAGTCGGTATTGCAGTGCTTCTGTCACACGTGCAGGGCGCCCATAGCGTCAGCTGCTGCGGTCGGAGAGT TTCACAGGAGAAACAATGTCCCCGTCACGAAAGTGAAAACAAAGCCCATTAGGACTCACCAACCGAAGAGAGTGCAATTTGTTA CTACCGAGGTGAGGTGTCAAGAGAAAACAAAAGGGGGAGTCTGTTACGAGGTGATTCTCGGAGATCCGCAGGTCAAATCCAGCCCTCTTTTGAAGAAAAGGCTTTCGCCGAAGAATTCGGTTTCGGTGCAAGACATCGAGGACAAACTGAAGGCCGCTGAAGAGCGCAGACAA CAACATGAGTCTAACAAGATCGCAGCCCTATCAATCAAACTGCAGAAGATTGAAGAGGCCAGCCGAAAAAAGGATGAACAAACGAACCAATTTATCTTTACAACCCGCGATGCCCTGGAACAGAAAATGGGCAACGTCACCGAGAAAAGAGAGGCCTTTATCACTGACTTGAAGACCAAATTGAAG GACCATATCGAGAACGTTGAGAAAACCCGGCATGCCTTGGAATTGCAAACCGGAGAAGTGCGCAGTGCCATTGAAGAAAAACTGAAGAGCGCCTCCATCCAGAGAGACGAGAACATGAAGAAGATGCTAGATCGTCTAAAGGAACAC GAAGAGCAAGTGCTGAAGGTAAAAGCCTCGAACAACATTAAATTGCAAGAGCTCGGCAATCAGATCCAGGAGAAGCTGGTTCAGGCCCGCAATCGCAAAGAACAAATCGAGCAGGAGCAATTGGAGAAGCTCAGGAAGAAT AACTTACGACCGCACGAAAAGCAAAAATCGGTCGAGTCCGTCATCAACACCCGCAAATCGGAGGTGATCAATCTGATTGAGAATAAGCTGTGTATTGCCGAACAGATCAGAGAACAGCAAATCCAGAAGAAGCTGGAACCTGCCAAGAAATAC AACGAGCATTTGAACGAGGTGAAACAGACATTGGAAAACAAGAAAACTGAGCAGGTGCAAAAGCTGGAAAACAAACTTTCAGCCGCCGAACAGAAGCGAGAGGAGGAGATTAAGAAGAAGCTGGAAAACATTAAGAAACGC GAGAAACACGCTGAAATTGTTCGTCAAAACAAAGCAGTATTGGCAGCTAAAACTGAATCTTGCGAGCCACAACCAAACGCAGCTGACGCCTAA
- the stai gene encoding uncharacterized protein PF3D7_1120000 isoform X2, translated as MADSSETEVLDTKATEVRCQEKTKGGVCYEVILGDPQVKSSPLLKKRLSPKNSVSVQDIEDKLKAAEERRQQHESNKIAALSIKLQKIEEASRKKDEQTNQFIFTTRDALEQKMGNVTEKREAFITDLKTKLKDHIENVEKTRHALELQTGEVRSAIEEKLKSASIQRDENMKKMLDRLKEHEEQVLKVKASNNIKLQELGNQIQEKLVQARNRKEQIEQEQLEKLRKNNLRPHEKQKSVESVINTRKSEVINLIENKLCIAEQIREQQIQKKLEPAKKYNEHLNEVKQTLENKKTEQVQKLENKLSAAEQKREEEIKKKLENIKKREKHAEIVRQNKAVLAAKTESCEPQPNAADA; from the exons CTACCGAGGTGAGGTGTCAAGAGAAAACAAAAGGGGGAGTCTGTTACGAGGTGATTCTCGGAGATCCGCAGGTCAAATCCAGCCCTCTTTTGAAGAAAAGGCTTTCGCCGAAGAATTCGGTTTCGGTGCAAGACATCGAGGACAAACTGAAGGCCGCTGAAGAGCGCAGACAA CAACATGAGTCTAACAAGATCGCAGCCCTATCAATCAAACTGCAGAAGATTGAAGAGGCCAGCCGAAAAAAGGATGAACAAACGAACCAATTTATCTTTACAACCCGCGATGCCCTGGAACAGAAAATGGGCAACGTCACCGAGAAAAGAGAGGCCTTTATCACTGACTTGAAGACCAAATTGAAG GACCATATCGAGAACGTTGAGAAAACCCGGCATGCCTTGGAATTGCAAACCGGAGAAGTGCGCAGTGCCATTGAAGAAAAACTGAAGAGCGCCTCCATCCAGAGAGACGAGAACATGAAGAAGATGCTAGATCGTCTAAAGGAACAC GAAGAGCAAGTGCTGAAGGTAAAAGCCTCGAACAACATTAAATTGCAAGAGCTCGGCAATCAGATCCAGGAGAAGCTGGTTCAGGCCCGCAATCGCAAAGAACAAATCGAGCAGGAGCAATTGGAGAAGCTCAGGAAGAAT AACTTACGACCGCACGAAAAGCAAAAATCGGTCGAGTCCGTCATCAACACCCGCAAATCGGAGGTGATCAATCTGATTGAGAATAAGCTGTGTATTGCCGAACAGATCAGAGAACAGCAAATCCAGAAGAAGCTGGAACCTGCCAAGAAATAC AACGAGCATTTGAACGAGGTGAAACAGACATTGGAAAACAAGAAAACTGAGCAGGTGCAAAAGCTGGAAAACAAACTTTCAGCCGCCGAACAGAAGCGAGAGGAGGAGATTAAGAAGAAGCTGGAAAACATTAAGAAACGC GAGAAACACGCTGAAATTGTTCGTCAAAACAAAGCAGTATTGGCAGCTAAAACTGAATCTTGCGAGCCACAACCAAACGCAGCTGACGCCTAA
- the Rpb7 gene encoding DNA-directed RNA polymerase II subunit RPB7: MFYHICLEHEILLHPQYFGPQLLEKVKTKLYTEVEGTCTGKYGFVIAVTTIDSIGAGLILPGQGFVVYPVKYKAIVFRPFKGEVLDAVVRQVNKVGMFAEIGPLSCFISHHSIPAEMEFCPNVNPQCYKTKDEDIVIHAEGEIRLKIVGTRVDASGIFAIGTLMDDFLGLISN, encoded by the exons atgttttatcac ATTTGCCTAGAACACGAAATTTTGCTGCATCCCCAATATTTCGGGCCCCAGTTACTTGAGAAAGTCAAAACTAAATTATATACGGAAGTTGAGGGAACATGCACTGGAAA aTATGGCTTTGTGATAGCAGTCACCACAATCGATAGTATAGGTGCAGGCCTTATACTCCCAGGACAAGGTTTTGTGGTATACCCAGTGAAATATAAGGCAATAGTTTTTAGACCCTTTAAAGGAGAAGTGTTAGATGCTGTGGTTCGACAAGTTAACAAG GTGGGCATGTTTGCTGAAATCGGACCTTTATCCTGCTTCATATCTCATCAT TCTATCCCAGCAGAAATGGAGTTTTGTCCTAATGTAAACCCACAGTGTTACAAAACAAAGGACGAGGATATAGTGATTCATGCAGAAGGGGAAATAAGACTGAAAATTGTAGGTACCCGTGTTGATGCAAGTGGAATT tttGCAATTGGGACTTTGATGGATGACTTTTTGGGattaataagtaattaa
- the RhoGAPp190 gene encoding rho GTPase-activating protein 190 produces the protein MARKGESIRTINVAVVGLSGVERDKGHAGVGKSCLCNRFIRPHAEDYNIDHISVLSQTDFSGRVVNNDHFLYWGEAIKSLDDGTDYQFSLIEQTEFIDDASFQPFKGGKMEPYVKRCTATKISSAEKLMYICKNQLGIEKEYEQKVLPDGRMSIDGFVCVFDVSVVPSRSVEKQVDFCAAILNNIVKTKKPVVVVTTKNDEANDMYVREVHRLVQRSEYKGNIPLLESSAHENVNIDIGFLLLAQIIDKTKVRLKIPSYGEAALARKEIMDVASEAFMRLIRIHVTDCHALWSQTQKKLNSHKEWVHFVQLFGLDGTQRLFKRHIKKLKDENMAKQVARYMEMLPDVLHDLIPGFNTLQDTDWQSIQQYIKNHPNFSQYFFERPEDMPWSECVGSDSDETRIPFDVLDTSDAETVFKNHINVLQQEQKRLEYKKQFKQLLEDTGYVTPGKHLSEVRVLFMGRECFEALSEHDCQQIYDAHQRELIENAKHNFQELLLEHADLFYHFKSIVPTGTITQDDIKEVTDTLQEDFRYKILDRLDQDRKLTLFQHLGFVHYPIREHCPAFPNCMDSLIERILATKAHRPSSWNHSNQWLMSSDNNQLNLIILGLNNLADNLASKIRAQCDDDEYEIDCQFYSLDYRIISGDVSLPHNSFKTTDFVPHGSFCVYSNAESFEYIRESLEKKLLSNLEQDDKLPFQGLPIVLVYLQDAATDEKEGLKLKEDGQNLADSLQCPFMDVSLDQISEEQLVSDALHQLVQSIQHRAGFLNINQSVIECVEPDIRVIMCMFCGDPYSVENVLSPLLNHQLCFLSSPHSVILETFLGDSKRKVEVIVSSFHGANAFRDELVHGFILVYSTKRKASLATLNAFSMNIPNLPIQILAVTDSGSATAFFNDDMSQMLITEGNATADRLGAHFMTSAASMQPKTAFFTPFFKEVWEKKPEIEQAFHMEEPSGLDSGEGTLERSRSIGRHGPMPPPRNESYYLKLGNDGSESENYDLSGPDDKLSSSDHSDRFSNIYMYGSEGSMGKKRHNQSGLQVYPPPATPPEPAPPDNIGRYSKKSLDDVNYGDPPMSIPGSAWSNYQQHAFTTGRRHIPVSKSRSKGISQTLKQPGKLNMKNYSAVTEAIARMNMNDSSNFGNAPLATPEPIDLGCEYAQVKDMVNMYPADSEYMYTMVQDALSGKSKLRQRREKGQPSYSDSDSEWSSLERRQRASEVYSKVNRKGGGGTHKRQRKKRTAIPVQPPRVPQLGAFTMPPMHSPSVEGEEKATESVSESSEASETEQFPPPNVQDIRMKFVQKRSQSLKKRHPDLPNNFNMLNSLDLYTGHNSYGLMQHEDESSLDVSSPRDNNSPMFGVFPRMKESDFDKLLRKREKQKAKDDSKLEKRRLKEEKLRKVAEEKDRKRQQKTQGKKAAVLPSGTVSKLTDYIQSDKNYIPIFMEKCVRFVEAEGLDSEGIYRVPGNRAHVDLLFVKFEEDSNVDIHELDIPVNAVATALKDFVSKRLPPLFDENVLTEMEEIAGTRMKPMVTTTGSMEVKADRSCRLLALRQMLDKLPPINFAILKFMFQHFQRVTENSKLNNMDSKNMAICWWPTLLPIEFSDMGRFEQMRPYLEDIVQTMIDQYPFLFCGKEAFVMV, from the coding sequence ATGGCGCGAAAAGGCGAATCTATTCGCACCATCAACGTGGCAGTTGTTGGCTTATCGGGCGTCGAAAGGGACAAGGGACACGCAGGCGTGGGCAAATCCTGCCTCTGCAACCGCTTCATCCGGCCTCACGCTGAAGATTACAACATTGACCATATTTCCGTCTTGAGCCAAACTGACTTCAGTGGTCGGGTAGTCAACAATGACCATTTTCTCTATTGGGGCGAAGCTATCAAGTCCCTGGACGACGGAACGGACTACCAGTTCAGTCTGATTGAACAGACTGAGTTCATTGACGACGCCTCTTTCCAGCCGTTCAAAGGAGGTAAGATGGAACCTTACGTTAAGCGTTGCACGGCCACTAAAATTTCCTCCGCCGAGAAGCTCATGTACATTTGCAAGAATCAGTTGGGGATCGAGAAAGAATACGAGCAGAAGGTGTTGCCAGATGGTCGAATGAGCATAGACGGATTTGTATGCGTGTTTGATGTCAGTGTGGTGCCCAGCAGGAGTGTGGAGAAGCAAGTGGATTTTTGCGCTGCAATTTTGAACAACATTGTGAAGACTAAAAAACCAGTGGTGGTGGTCACCACAAAGAATGACGAGGCTAATGATATGTACGTGAGAGAGGTGCACAGACTGGTCCAAAGAAGCGAGTACAAAGGGAACATTCCTCTGCTGGAGAGCTCCGCTCATGAAAATGTCAATATCGACATAGGCTTTTTGCTTTTAGCTCAGATCATCGATAAAACCAAAGTGAGATTAAAAATCCCTTCATATGGAGAAGCTGCATTGGCCCGAAAAGAAATTATGGATGTTGCCAGCGAAGCTTTCATGCGACTCATTAGAATCCACGTCACTGACTGCCACGCTCTATGGTCACAgactcaaaaaaaattaaacagccACAAAGAGTGGGTGCACTTCGTGCAACTTTTCGGCCTAGACGGCACCCAGCGGTTGTTCAAACGTCAcatcaaaaaactaaaagacGAAAACATGGCCAAACAAGTTGCCAGATACATGGAAATGCTTCCGGATGTACTACACGACCTTATTCCGGGCTTCAACACCTTGCAAGACACAGATTGGCAAAGCATTcaacaatatataaaaaatcatcCCAATTTCTCACAGTATTTCTTCGAAAGACCTGAGGATATGCCTTGGTCCGAATGTGTGGGCTCAGATAGCGACGAGACACGAATCCCCTTCGATGTTTTAGATACCAGCGACGCAGAAACAGTGTTCAAAAACCACATCAACGTGTTACAACAAGAGCAAAAGCGATTGGAGtataaaaagcaatttaagcAGCTCTTAGAGGATACTGGTTATGTGACCCCTGGGAAACACTTGAGTGAAGTGCGAGTGTTGTTCATGGGAAGAGAGTGCTTTGAGGCCTTGTCTGAGCACGATTGTCAACAGATTTATGATGCGCATCAGCGCGAATTAATCGAAAATGCTAAACACAACTTCCAGGAGTTGCTTTTAGAGCATGCAGATTTGTTTTATCACTTCAAAAGTATAGTTCCTACCGGAACAATCACGCAGGACGACATTAAAGAGGTCACTGACACCCTTCAAGAAGATTTTAGATACAAAATCCTAGACCGATTAGATCAAGATCGGAAATTAACTTTATTCCAGCATTTAGGTTTTGTTCACTACCCAATAAGAGAACATTGCCCGGCTTTCCCTAATTGCATGGACTCGTTAATTGAGCGTATATTAGCTACCAAAGCGCATAGGCCTTCTTCTTGGAATCACAGCAATCAATGGCTAATGAGTTCCGACAATAACCAgcttaatttgatcattttggGGTTGAACAATTTGGCCGACAATTTAGCTTCAAAAATCAGAGCGCAATGCGATGATGACGAGTACGAGATTGATTGCCAGTTTTATAGTCTTGACTACAGGATTATCAGCGGAGATGTAAGTTTGCCGCATAACAGTTTCAAAACCACAGATTTCGTCCCTCATGGTAGTTTTTGCGTTTATTCGAACGCCGAGTCTTTTGAATATATTCGAGAAAGCTTGGAGAAGAAGTTGCTGTCAAATTTGGAGCAGGATGATAAATTGCCCTTTCAGGGTTTGCCAATAGTGCTAGTGTATTTACAAGACGCGGCTACAGATGAGAAGGAAGGGTTGAAGTTGAAGGAGGATGGGCAAAATCTGGCGGACTCTCTTCAATGCCCTTTTATGGATGTATCTCTAGATCAAATTTCTGAAGAACAATTAGTCTCTGATGCACTTCATCAGCTAGTTCAAAGCATTCAACATAGAGCAGGATTTCTCAATATCAATCAATCAGTAATAGAGTGTGTAGAACCCGATATTAGGGTAATAATGTGCATGTTCTGCGGAGACCCTTACTCTGTGGAAAATGTATTATCCCCTTTGTTAAATCATCAACTATGTTTCTTATCATCCCCCCATAGTGTCATTTTGGAAACATTCTTAGGAGACTCAAAAAGGAAAGTCGAAGTCATAGTCTCTTCCTTCCATGGGGCTAACGCCTTTCGTGACGAACTAGTACATGGGTTTATACTAGTTTATTCAACAAAAAGGAAAGCATCTCTGGCCACTCTGAACGCATTTTCAATGAACATTCCGAATTTGCCCATTCAAATTCTTGCAGTTACCGATTCGGGTAGCGCCACTGCCTTTTTCAATGATGACATGAGCCAAATGTTGATCACTGAAGGCAATGCCACTGCTGATCGCTTGGGGGCACATTTCATGACCTCCGCAGCGTCAATGCAGCCCAAAACCGCGTTTTTCACCCCGTTCTTCAAAGAGGTTTGGGAGAAAAAGCCGGAAATTGAACAAGCTTTTCATATGGAGGAACCATCGGGTTTGGATAGTGGGGAGGGAACTTTAGAGCGCTCCAGATCGATTGGTAGGCATGGACCAATGCCCCCTCCAAGAAACGAAAGTTACTATTTGAAATTAGGAAATGATGGGAGTGAAAGTGAGAACTATGATTTGAGCGGGCCGGATGATAAGCTGAGCTCAAGCGATCACAGTGATAGGTTTTCGAATATTTATATGTATGGAAGTGAGGGGTCCATGGGGAAGAAAAGACATAATCAGTCGGGTTTGCAAGTTTACCCACCTCCTGCTACTCCCCCCGAACCTGCCCCTCCTGATAACATCGGCCGGTACTCCAAAAAATCCCTAGATGATGTAAACTATGGAGACCCTCCAATGTCTATTCCAGGCAGTGCTTGGAGCAATTATCAGCAACACGCATTTACTACGGGAAGAAGGCATATTCCCGTGTCGAAATCCCGCTCTAAAGGGATTTCCCAAACTTTAAAACAACCAGGCAAATTGAACATGAAAAACTATTCAGCTGTAACTGAGGCAATTGCCCGTATGAACATGAATGATTCCTCGAACTTCGGCAATGCCCCTCTGGCCACCCCTGAGCCGATAGATTTAGGGTGCGAATACGCACAAGTCAAAGACATGGTCAATATGTATCCCGCAGATTCTGAGTACATGTATACAATGGTCCAGGATGCCTTGAGTGGCAAATCTAAACTGCGACAACGGCGCGAAAAGGGCCAGCCCAGTTACTCGGATTCAGATTCTGAATGGTCCAGTTTAGAAAGACGACAAAGAGCTAGTGAGGTTTATAGCAAAGTGAATAGGAAAGGGGGTGGCGGTACTCACAAACGacaaagaaaaaagagaactGCAATTCCAGTACAGCCTCCCAGAGTTCCACAATTAGGAGCTTTTACCATGCCCCCAATGCACTCCCCTTCGGTCGAAGGAGAGGAAAAGGCCACTGAATCGGTTTCGGAGTCTTCTGAGGCGAGTGAAACTGAGCAGTTCCCCCCTCCTAACGTTCAAGACATTAGAATGAAGTTTGTGCAAAAGCGAAGCCAAAGCCTCAAGAAGAGACATCCAGATTtgccaaataattttaatatgctGAATTCGCTAGATTTGTATACGGGACACAATTCCTATGGTTTGATGCAGCACGAGGACGAGTCGAGCTTAGATGTATCTTCCCCCAGGGACAATAATTCCCCAATGTTCGGGGTTTTTCCCAGAATGAAAGAGTCTGATTTTGATAAATTGCTGCGCAAGCGGGAGAAGCAGAAGGCCAAAGATGATTCAAAGCTGGAGAAGCGCAGATTAAAGGAGGAAAAGCTGCGCAAGGTGGCGGAGGAAAAAGACCGCAAGCGGCAGCAGAAAACTCAAGGCAAAAAGGCAGCCGTGCTGCCCAGCGGCACTGTTTCTAAGTTGACCGACTACATCCAGTCTGACAAAAACTACATTCCgattttcatggaaaagtGCGTCAGATTTGTCGAGGCCGAAGGCCTCGATTCCGAGGGCATTTATCGTGTGCCTGGAAATCGGGCACATGTCGACCTTTTATTCGTGAAATTCGAGGAAGATTCTAACGTAGACATTCACGAATTAGACATTCCGGTAAACGCAGTGGCTACTGCACTCAAAGACTTCGTCTCCAAGAGGCTGCCGCCCTTATTCGACGAAAACGTTTTAACCGAAATGGAGGAAATCGCGGGCACCCGAATGAAACCCATGGTTACCACCACGGGCAGCATGGAGGTTAAGGCGGACCGAAGCTGCAGGCTCCTGGCGCTGCGACAAATGCTAGACAAGTTGCCGCCAATCAATTTTGCCATACTCAAGTTCATGTTCCAGCACTTTCAGCGAGTTACCGAGAACTCGAAACTAAACAACATGGACTCCAAGAACATGGCAATTTGCTGGTGGCCTACGTTGCTTCCCATCGAGTTCAGCGACATGGGCCGCTTCGAACAAATGCGGCCCTACCTCGAAGATATCGTGCAAACCATGATCGATCAGTATCCGTTCCTGTTTTGCGGCAAAGAAGCGTTTGTTATGGTTTAG